gttgctatcgattgacagcccgatagactcttgggtgcttgactcaggagcgtcctttcataccaccccacatcatgatataatgacaaactacgtggctgggaatctcggcaaagtttatttagccgatggagagccgctagacgttgttggcacgggagacattaatttgaagatgtcaaatggatcctcgtggaagattacaaaagttagacatgttccaaagctgatgcgaaacctgatttcagtaggtcagcttgatgatgagggatatgatctcaactttggtaatgggtcttggaaggtggcgaaaggtgctatggtagttggccgaggaaagaagattggcactctctacatgacggatagctgtcgcgatattgttgttgtggttgtcaacacaaagaagacagatttgtggcattgtcggcttgggcatatcagccagaaggggatgaagctgttggtgacaaatggtttaattccggagctgaagacggtggaccttcatacgtgtgagagctgcattctcggaaaacaaaagcgagtaagcttctcaagtgcaggcagagagttgaaggtcgaaaagctggaattggtgcacacagatgtgtggggacctaccactgtaccctcccttggaggatcacactactacgtgaccttcattgatgattcaaccaggaaggtatgggtttattttatgaaaaataaatccgatgtgtttagtgtattcaaaagatggaaatccatggtcgagaatgaaacaaacctcaagttgaagtgtttgaggtccgacaacggcggagaatacactgatggtgatttcaaacggtactgtgccaataatgggatcaagatgatgaagactattcctggaacgccgcaacagaatggagtagccgaaagaatgaaccgaacgttgaacgagcgtgctcggagtatgagaatacactctggactgcccaagacattctgggcagatgcagtcaataccgcgaccttcttaattaaccgaggaccgtcagttcccttggatttcagaattccagaagaagtctggagtggcaagaaggtaaatctttcatttctgaaagtgttcgattgcttatcatatgttcataatgatgatacggctagaagtaagcttgatccaaaatcaaagaagtgttactttattggctatggtgacaccgagcttgggtaccgattttgggatgaacaaaatcggaagatcatccgaagcaggaatgttgtctttaacgaagaggtactgtacaaagacaagctgcaaaagaattcagaatgtcaggacaaggaatcggaaatagtcgatttgagggacttttcggcacctgagccgcagccaggtacaaccgaggcagaggaacaaacaatccgagaaggtgctgatgaaagtgctgattctgaaacaaatgaacagacgccaatcacagagctgcgtagatcatccaggatcaggaagccgcttcacaggtactctccatccctcaactacattctactcactgatagaggggagccggaatgttatgaagaagcaatgcaagtcgatgaatcgactaagtgggagctggcaatgaaggatgaaatggattcactatcggcaaatcatacatgggaattatccgagttgccaaaggataaaaaggcattgcaaaacaaatgggtttatcggataaaggaagaacccaatggaagcaagcgttataaagcaaggctggttgcaaagggatttcaatagaaagaaggcattgactatacggagatcttctctcccgtagtcaagatggtgactatcagaactgttcttggactggtagcaaaggaaaatctacatctgcaacagatggacgtgaaaactgcatttcttcacggtgatctagacgaggaaatctacatgcgacagccggagggattcaaagtcaaaggaaaggagaacctggtgtgcaaacttcaaaagagtctgtacggactaaaacaggctccaagacagtggtatttaaagtttgacagctttatgaagaaagctgatttttcaaggtgcgaggcagatcactgttgttacttcaagaaatttgaagactcgtacatgatactgctactctatgtcgacgacatgctaatcgtaggagcaaacctacaggagattgatcggttgaaaaaagggttatctgaagagtttgcaatgaaggatttgggagctgcaaagcaaatccttgggatgagaatcaaccgaagcaaggagggcatcaaactctcacaagaagaatatgtgacaaaagttatcaaaaggtttaacatgcatgatgccaagccagtcagcactcccttggctggacactttcggttgtcaaaggatcagtcgctgacaaccgaggatgagaagaagcagatggacaagataccttatgcatctgcaatcggtagtcttatgtatgcaatgatatgtacaaggccagacattgcacatgcagtgggagttgtcagccgatttatgagcaatccgggaaagcaacactgggaggctgtgaagtggatattcagatatctgaaaggcagctcgagttcagctctgtattttcgaaaatcaaaaacaggattgcaagggtatgttgatgctgacaacagtggtgatattgatagcagaaagagcacatccgggtatgtttacacattcggaggtactgcaatctcttgggtttccaagttgcaaaagatagtagctctctctagttgtgaggctgagtacgttgctgtgacggaggccacaaaggaaatgatatggctacaatcttttctgcgggaattggatcaggaccacgagggaagtgtgctatattgtgatagccaaagtgccattcatttggcaaagaacccggtctaccatgctcgaacgaagcacatacaactccggtaccattttattagatcagctttggaagatggagcgttagtgcttgagaagatcgcagggagtcagaatccagcagacatgctgacaaaggcagtgacgatagacaaactgaagctatgctcagcttcagttggcctgcacgaagtatgaaactaggaaagagctgctgcatcgatcaaagtgtgaagacaaattaaaattagtcttcaagtgggagatttgttgggtctcacatagtcgtgatgtaagcgcttacctcatcttagtcgtgatgtaagcgcttacctcatcttagtcgtgatgtaagcgctgacctcatcttagtcgtgatgtaagcgcttacctcatcataggaaattcattcctataaataggtagcttatggttcatttgtaagacatcattaagatcatttgctatacacatctcaagagagaaaaaatctaagagaaatactcttagtgaaaggcctaagtaagagaaggtctttgagagaattttctgtggtaaaattcttgagtgtaattgggattggggttgtgaggttgagtgttgtaaacacttgtaatatttcttctttaataagatctgcagcagcaacgtggacgtagctctcacattgagggtgaaccactataaatctgtgtgtgttatttattcttcgcttacatcacggcgtaagtaggttctgtctaaggaggttggtatttaagtggtccagctgtgaccctccaatctttcctgggaacctgcttacaaaggtcggatttgggatttaaatcctaacaattATAAGTGTAGACAGTGAAGCCTTCCAGGTGAGTACTATAGTTTTGAGGTTGACATTATTCCGTTAATTGTGTTGCTCACATTTAGGTGATGTTAATAGGTCCTAAAGGGTGTGCCTGATATACCTGAGGTAGCACTTGTTAGACTTACAGAGATCAAAGAGAAAGTTGAGAAGAAAGGATATGCCCAAGATTACTGTAAGAACCAATTAGCGGTGAAAGACGTGGTAAAAGTTATTGAGGGTCCTTTCAAAGTGAGCATGCCCTTTCCAAAGATTTTCTTGTTACCAACATTGTTCATACGTTGTGTATGCTGTCGTCATAACCATTCTTGTTAATTATAGGGAAAACAAGGTCCTGTAGAACACATCTTCAAAGGAATTGTTTTTATTAATGATCGCCATCACCTTGAGCATGCTGGTTTCATTTGTGCCAAAAGCCAATCTTGTAAGTTGATAGGTGGCTCACGGGCAAATGGtgatggaaatgtatgtatatctGTATGTTGTTGCTTCTGGAAGTTTGAGCTATTGTTTTTGCATATCATAACTATTCTCTTGCTGTCTGAAAATTGTGCTTAAATGGAAATCCTTTAGGGTAAACCGTGTTCATCAAGATCTGCGGTTCTCAAAACTCCATCCCAAGCTCCTCAATATCCAATGAGATCCTCTAGAGGTGGCGTGACTATGAGCTATGAGTTTCTGATAATGGTGCTATCTTGATGTTCTAAGTTATTCCTTTTATTTTATATACCTACTGAGTCCTTTTTTTGATCATTTGCCTTTTACATTAAATGCTACTTGTCACATTTGTGATCCTTACTTTCCTGTTTTCTGTTTAAATCATTGTTTCTTCTAACTTTCATGCTTGGTGTGCTCTAGATGGAGGCAGACATAGAGGTGGAAGAGGGCATGATGTGAAAATTGGAGCTGATGTGAAAATTCGCCTTGGGCCCTATAAAGGCTGTAAGGGGTGTGTTCTTGGTATCGAAGGAACTTCAGTCCGAGTTGAGCTGGAAGCCCAGATGAAAGTTGTTAGAGGCAAGTTTTTCTTCAATCTGGTTGccctcatttttttttatcttgggTTGGGGGGTAGGTTGAACCAAAAATGATTCGTTAAAAACAAAAGGCCATCTTCTTAGTATTTTTGTGGAGGGAAGCTTAGTCGACTCCTCTTAGGGACACTATCATTTCCTTTTTGAAGTTTTTGTTTATCCAACTTTTAATTGCTGAACATTCATTCTTGACTTTAATGTTTCTTGCAGTTGATAGCAATTATATTTTGGATAATGTTAATGTGTCCACACCAATCCGGTAAGTGTATTTCTGCTGAAAACTTTGAGTTATTGAGTGCTAGCTGTCTAATTATTGTTCTGTTTTCGGAGAGCCATCTAGGCATGGTTTGGGAAGTGAAACACCATCACATCCTTCGAGGACTCCACTTCATCCAGTCATGACACCCACGAGAGATCCTGGAGGTCCTTTTTTCTGCTGCTTTGTTGCTGTGATGTTCTTCATCTGTTTTTACTTTTTTCCAGCCGTTTGACTTTAGCTTTTTCGGTCATTTTCCTCAATAGCAACACCTATCCATGATGGCATGAGGACGCCGATGCCTCACAGAGCATGGAATCCAATGCTTCCACCTAGGTATGTTGTATCATAGGAGAAAATAAGACAAATGGCTTAGGTTATGAAAATAGAAGAAGTGAAGGCCATGCATCCTGCCTAGTTCTTATTTGACCAGACACTAATTGATATCATCCTAAAAGAAATGAAAATGAGCTAATGTCTTCACTTAAAACTTGACATTCATGTCTATTCTATAGTTTAGATCATGGAAATGCGGATCTGTCCATATGCATTCACGTGTGAATTTCTCGTTTATAAGATGGGTGAGGATGAGATTAAAATTATGGTCTAGTACTTGCATTTTTGCATTTAGCTACAAAGAGTGAAGTGCAGGTTTTTTTGGTCTTCTTTTATTTCATGATTACACTTTAGGTGGCCGGCTCACCCTTTAGATTACAGTCTCGCAATTTCAGTTTGTTGCTCTTACTGTTTTATGGGTTGCAGTTCCATTTTCTTGATATTAACTGGTTGCAATTGCAAAATGCTAGGGACAATTGGGAAGACGGAAACCCTGCTTCTTGGGGGTCAAGCCTGCAATATCAGGTTTTTACTCTTTCCACTTCATTTCTGTGTAAATTGGAGTGTTCTCTTTTAATGTGATTGTaatgtttcctttcatttttcAGCTGTCGAGTCCTCCTCGTTCAAGGGCGTAATAAGCACCCTACCCCTGGCTCTGGTTGGACTAACACAGTAATGCTGGGTATTGTAAAGGTTGATGATACTCCTGATGTTAAAATATTAGACATGGTTATGTTTGGTCAAGTTAGAGTGTGCCAAGTGACAATCAATTCTAGTTACTGAACACGCCGGGGTCAACAATAGTTTGCATTTACACTATATTTCATATGCTAATAGATAAGTAGAATATAAAGAAACatctgtttttttcttttttttttttttgctatcatACAAGAGAAATCAGCTATTGAACTTTCTGGAGTGctgaaagtaatttttttttcttctacgtCCTCTGTGTCAGCATAATGCTTCACTATAAGTCATTTGGCAGAATCAAATTTGAAAAATTGAGATAATAGCTTGGCAAAGTCAATTTTCTTTTAGGCGATGCTGTCTGTTGATTGTGTCGTGTGATATGTAGATTTCGCAGTTTGTTTTTAGTACTATGTACCATTTCGTCATTTGGGATTTTTCTTATTTGTCTCCCCAAAATTGTGGTGAACAACTGAACATACAAGCATGTGAACCTATAGGAGAGTTATCGGTTTTACAAGGAAAATTCATTTCTTTTGGGGAATCAACTTGCATTTTTTCTGACTATGATCACAAAAAAGAAGCAGCTAGTTTATGCTTCAGTTTGTGTGTTTTTCTTTTCCCTTTCATAGCTATGAACAGCTAGCATTAAGGTCTTGTACTTTTAATTGACAGGGTCTAGTAAAATGACCCAATCTTCTTGGAAAAATTAGCCAGGTAGCCGCTTTAATGATTCTCATTAAAACATAGCCACAATCCACATTGTATTTAAGATTTAGCCACTTTTTAATATGTTCAAAATTGCTGCCTTCTTCTGAGGCTTCTTCTTATTCTTATGTTGGTGAATTTTTTGACTATTAGAAGCTTGTCATAGCTTGGGGCGGCACTATTTTCATAAATTACAAATAAAACCTCTGTCATCTAGACACTTGATTATAGTGGCATGTACATGTTTTTCTTTAAGCGATGTGTACTCAATTTGATTATGCAAGGCATAACTTGATGTTTGAACTGAGGATTACAAACTTCAGGCCAGTGTctaaattttgaattttgaatttcgaAGTTCGAGTCACTTTGGAATACTGGTTTGAAGTTCAAACTGTACTCAATTTGTTCATTTAAGATATTAACTAATATGGATTCATTCTTGTTTAACCCATAATAAAATGAATTGAAAACGGGTTAACCATTCATTTTCAGTTCTGTGATTTGTTGGGCTGTCAATGTAGACTGACATCTCAAGTTTCCTTTTGCTTTATATGCTGTTTATCCATATAATCCATTTGCATCACGCCTTTACTCAATTGTCACTGCTCTCTTATTCACCTTAACTTCTCTTGTAGCCTGTAGGATCGCGGCGAAACTTTGTATTTTCACTAATaagaattaaaatataaaaaagtacaTATACAAATAACTCCAGAAAATTCAAGAAGTTTATATGAATAATTTTTATACTTATATACGCAATGTAAAATTTTCAAATGAAAGGGTTTCAATTAACGCACATTGAAAAAAATGACTCATACAGTTAAAATGAATAAATTTCCCTGCAAAAATTTATAGACACAAGTGTTATCTCTGTCAAAAGTCGAGCCTAGTTTTCTTTTCAATTTCTACCATCTAATGTAACTGCAAATTACGCATATTTGAATGGATACATTGCATCTCAAAAGTCATCATCAAGTACGTACTATCATTCCTTCTCTCGAATATCATTAAGAACAAGAATTATTTTATGTGAAATGACTAATCCTCACATTTCCATCTCTATATAATTAAACATCCATCCAAACAACAGCAAATGACATACAGGATCTCAAAATGTAGCAAAATAATGGGGAtggccacacacatataaataaTTGATACCTCCACAACACTAGTGATTGAAATAATTGCAATCCCTATAAGTTTGTCCCCATTAGCAAAGCACATGGCCTTGCCTCCCAATAACTTTAATATGTCATGTTACTTGTCTTCATTTTATTAGATAACTTCAATTGTCACTTACACATAGGGCCACACATACAATAATATATAATGCAAGATTCCCAAAATTGGGCTCCAACCAATATGAGGCTGTCATACAGTTGACAACTATTCAGATCTCTTCTTCTCATAAATAACATtttcataatttttatatatataaaccaTCAAATTACAACAGATGTAGAAATTCCAAGGTCAATACATAATATGACCATGGaaacccaaaaagaaaaaagaaaaaaacaatgaACAATTAAGTGGAACATCAAGTTCAGCTTCTGTTCTTGCATTTCTCCACTGCTCTTGGTGCTGcataaagtttaaatatttatgtTAGTGAAAGAATTTGGATAAGAAAATAAGGAAAACTACAATGGAAAGGGGAAAATAGTTTTAAGTTAATCACCGTagataataaaataaaaacacaAAGTATATTTACCTAGTCCAATGGCTTCTGATCCTTTCATTATCCTTAATCGTTTGCATGAATCAACAAACATCCTAGAATAAAAGTAAAGAGTAGTCAAGTTAATCACCAAATTTACATTACAAAATAAAAAGTGTATgatggaaaataaataaaatatattggagaTGTAAGTAGAAACTTACTCCCAAGGTACATCACCAACAAGCATCCAGTCTCCATCCTTGTCTTCATAGGTAGGTACATAGTCTGAGCCATTTAAGAGGTCTATCAATTTGCTCTCATTCATGAAATCCTTAAATCCATGAGTCCCACAATTTCCTACACAAATTTCAAGACAAAATTATTATATCAGgacaaaatgaagaaaaaataatACTACTCGTTTCACTTCATGTTAATAGACAAAAAAATTTCACCAGAATGTGACGAGCTGAATGGGATTTTTTGATCTACTTTTAATTAGAGGTCTTATTTTTTAGCATTGGAAATGGAGAATCTTAATAGAAAATGTTTTCCCTTTTAACAGGCTCTACAGGACATGAATTAGTCGAATAATGGATGCATGCCGAATATTGAatcattatattaaaaaaaaaaaaaaaagataaaagttTCCCAAACTTATACCATCAATGTAATTTAACATATTAGAATATCATTTTTATAAGAACACTAAGTAAGTAATCTAcgatatttattttatttataagtGATCTGATGTAAATATATTTTACATTATCTGTGCTTAGAAACTTAAAACTCTTTTATGCGTTTGTATTTTGTTCTAACAAAATGGAAACTGATCCGACATAATTAAATTCTCTATCTTTATAAATGACTAATTGAAGTGTGTAAATATAATAAATTGCAAAGAATTTAATTaagagaaaataaataaataaatatttaccaatGGTGAAAGAGCTGAACATTTTGCCAAGTGCATCAGAAAGTTGTTGGTAGCTTTTGTACATCTTTAAGTCCACTTTACGTAAGTATGGGGCACCATCAACACTAACTTTCACAAAGGCTGCGCCGGTGCCGGAGCTTTCGCCGGTGCCGGTGTTGTTCTTCTGGACAGTCAATACATTCTTCCTAAATGATCTCACTGGTGGCCAACCCACAACTTGTGCCCTAAGATATGGAATAATAAACACAATTTTCCATTAGTACCATGCACTTAATTATTTCCatcaattttaaaatttataatttaaaaaaaaaggatattttaaaaaatatacaacttttgaaaatatttacgccacgtagcccaatatacaacattataccggAGAAAAGGCATTAAACATAATGTATCAATCTTGTATaaggtgtataatattgtataaaaaGTGAGATAAAGGCTAAAtcgggtgtttatacacaaaatttgggctacgtggcgtaaatattttcaaaaataaacATAGAGCATAATTTTCCCATCCCTAGTTTCATAAAAATGTTACTCCTATAATTCTTCAGTGctaatttatttttaaagataTTGAATTGAGATGAATTTAAATGAAGCGATATGAATCGTGAGAATTCATATAACGAATCTTAATTTATTTGGATTGAAGCACAGTAACAATTATTGCTGTAAAATTGAATTCAGGAATAAGAGAATAATTATTACCAAAATACCCCACTTGAGATTTTTGGGGTATGAGAGATATATGTGGAACCTAATTAGGACTTATTTAATTTGTTGAAATGAAAAAGATAGCTACTTTATAATAAAGTGATTTAGCTAGATGTAAAGTACTTTTATATAGTATTACTAGTAGCATTAATGAAATTATTATCTTTCTAAGCACACACATGCCTTGTCTCACCAAGAGGTAACAAAGAAATGCTATGTAAAGTACCTCCAGATTTGTTTTCTAAAATAATTATTCACATTtcaaaaaaggaagaaaagataATAAATAAAAGGTCCATGTGTTTTCCACTAAAAATGTTGGGTCATGAAAGTAAAAGATTCCAAATGTTTTGTTCCTTTCCCCATCATCCAGACAAATCAAGAACCCACCACAGCCATATCCCTCAAGTCCAATTTTCTCAAAAAGATAGGTTGCAGTTCTGACACCTAACATTAGATTTTTCCCATTCGGGACAAATTTTAGAAAAACGAATTATAGTAATCCTAATCTTATACGAAACAGTGTTATTTCCTTGCTATTCAATAAAATTTCTAATAATTCGAGGAATTAGGATTTTGGATATAAATTCTAAATTTAAGAATGACTCTTGCAGTTTTGAATAAATTAGCTgtgcataataaataaattttttgatACAAATATAAGATCTAGACAAAGCTATTGAATTTTATCAAACTAGATCGATGCCtgccaataataataataagttttGTTTTGACATACCCAAAGTTCTTTCTTAGTTCCAATGTTTGATCCCTAACATAGATTAGTTAGGCATATATTCAATTAGCATGATCTACAATAAAAATCCAGTAGTACCTTATAACACAAGAAACGAAGTAATTACAATTTGCATGAGAAAGAGGTTTACAAAAGAGATAATTCAACTACAAAAACCAGAAAAGAAACTTTCTCTGTCCCTATTTTTGTTATACAATACTCCTAAACATAAAACACACAGTAAATATTTACGAACTTGTCAAGAATTCGGAGACTACTAGCTATAAGCATACTCTAAACATAAAACACAGAGTAAATATTTAAGAACTTGTCAACAATTCCAAGACTACTAGCTATAAGCATACTCTAAACATAAAACTTAAAAAAATGCATCACCTTTCTAATTATCTAAAAAGACTACTCCTACAAGGCTACAAAATATTATCTGCAAAGCAATTAATATAAAGAGAAATGCAAATTAATTAACTTACTTGGCTGGTGGCTTAGAAGAATCATTAGAGCTTGGCACATTAATATTGTTATTCTTCTCCTTCATGTTGTCAACTTGATTATCCATTGTAGAATCCTTTGACGAAAGGTTTAATTTCAAATCAACAGTTTCTGAAAAAACTCTCTTTCCATTGTTCTTATTAGTCGATTCGACATCATTTCCATTGCCTCCTGGCAACCCTAGCCTCAGCTCCGTCTCCGCTTCATAATCCAATCGAATTTTGTCACACTCTACTCCCAGTACGCTCGTCATATTTCTATCAAGATTTTAACGTGGAAAATCCTTCagaatataataaaaataatttacttttttttttttgtct
The sequence above is a segment of the Lycium barbarum isolate Lr01 chromosome 6, ASM1917538v2, whole genome shotgun sequence genome. Coding sequences within it:
- the LOC132645298 gene encoding auxin-responsive protein IAA16 → MTSVLGVECDKIRLDYEAETELRLGLPGGNGNDVESTNKNNGKRVFSETVDLKLNLSSKDSTMDNQVDNMKEKNNNINVPSSNDSSKPPAKAQVVGWPPVRSFRKNVLTVQKNNTGTGESSGTGAAFVKVSVDGAPYLRKVDLKMYKSYQQLSDALGKMFSSFTIGNCGTHGFKDFMNESKLIDLLNGSDYVPTYEDKDGDWMLVGDVPWEMFVDSCKRLRIMKGSEAIGLAPRAVEKCKNRS